In the genome of Xanthomonas hortorum pv. pelargonii, the window CCTGCAGGTTCTGCTCGCGGTGCTCGGCGGTGACGGTGACCGCATCCAGCGCGGTCGCGCTGCCCTCGCCCTGGGTCGTCGGCGTTTGCTGCGCAGATGCGGCGGCGGCCATCGAAGCAAGCAACAGGCCGGCACAGGCGCGCGCCAGCGGTGTGCGCTGCAAGGCGGCGCAACGGCGTGCAGAAGCGTGCGTGGCGGCGGACGTCAGGGACGCGGAGACAGACGAATACAACGACATACGAGGTGATCCTTGGAGTAAGAGCGGCTAACAAACTACTGCGCGGCCGCCAGGCGGGCGCAGCCGGTGCTCGGAATCCTCATGTACCCACTCGTACACTCCGGTTCCTGCGCGCCGTCTGCACCCACCTGACGACCGCTCGCTACGTTTGTTAGCCGCTCTAAGTAGAGTGAGGTGACGTCCGTCGGCACAGGCATGCCGGACGAAGGCGCAAGGTGGCGCCGCGCGCACGATATGTCAGCAATGTTGCAGCTCTATGGCAAGCGTGCCGCCGCGCACATGCCGCTAGATCTACACCCATGCCATTGCACGCGTGTGGCATGGCGAACGGCATGTCCGCACTGGCCGTGTGCTGACGGCAGGCGGTTTTTTGTGCGCCACCTTTGGCCCGTATGCCTACGCGCGCTAAGCGCGGGAAAATAAACAGGTCGCGCTAGGCGCGAGGAAATAAACACTCCGCGCTGAGCGCGGGCAAGCACACCACCGGCGTTACGCGCGGGTGGCAAGCACACTGCTGTCGAGCATCTGCCCGACCATGTTGAGCAGATCGTTGAGGCTGAAAGGCTTGGGCAGCAAGGCCATGCCTTCGGCGAGAAATTCCTGCCGCGTGGCTGCGTTTTCGGCGTAGCCGGTGATGAACAGGATCGGCAAGCCGGGCCGCAGCGCGCGCGCCACATCGGCCATGTCGCGCCCGTTCATGCCGGGCAGACCCACATCCGACACCACCAGATCGATCTCCACCCCGGCACGCAATTGCTCCAGCGCGCCATTGGCATTTTCGGCTTCGGTCACGTGGTAGCCGGCATCGCTGAGCACCTCGCTTACCATCATGCGCACGACATCGGTGTCGTCCACCAGCAGGATGCGCTCATGACGGTGACGCGGCGATCTGGGCGCCGGGGCCGGCGCCACCTCGCTTGCGGTGAGCCCGCGCGGCAACAGCAAGGCGACCGTAGTACCACGGCCCACGGTGCTGGTGATGCGCGCGGTGCCGCCGGATTGACGCGCAAACCCATAGGTCATCGACAAGCCCAGGCCGGTGCCCTCGCCGATGGGTTTGGTGGTGAAAAACGGCTCGAACACCTGATTGAGAATGGCCGGCTCGATCCCGCTGCCATTGTCGATCACGTTCACCGCCACGTAGTCGCCATCGTCCAGTTCCGGATCGTTGGACGCGGTGTAGGCGGCGCTTTGAATGCGGATGGTGCCCTTGCCCTTCAATGCATCGCGTGCATTGATCACCAGGTTGAGCACCACGTTTTCGAGCTGGTTGGCATCGGCCACCGCGACCAGCGGCGTCTGCGCCAGATCCAGTTCCAGCACGATGTTCTCGCCGATCGAACGGTGCAGCATGTCTTCCAGCGAGCGCACGCGTGCATTGATGTCGAACGCCTGCGCATCCAGCGATTGCTTGCGTGCAAACGCGAGCATGCGCTGGGTCAGCGCGGCAGCGCGATGCGCCGAGCCGGTGGCGATTTCCGCCAGCCGCGGCACGCGCTCGATGCGGTTGGATTCCACCGCCAGCTGGATCATGTCCAGCCCGGAAATGATGCTGGTCAGCAGGTTGTTGAAGTCGTGCGCGATGCCGCCGGTGAGATTTCCCAGCGCTTCCATCTTCTGCGCCTGCAGCAGCTGGATTTCGGTGCGCTGGCGCTCGGCGATCTGGTGCGCCAGCTCGGTGGTGGCGGTGTCCAGTTCCTGGCGTTGTTCGCGCTCGCGCAGACGCTGTTCGGTCACGTCCTCGACCAGCAACAAACCCAGATCCGGCTCGCGATACGGCGACACCCGCCACTCGGTTTCGCACAGCTTGCCATCGCGGATGATCGACAGCGTGCCGCTCCAGCGCGCACGGTGCGCCAGCGCAGTGGTCAGGGCATGCACGGTTGTCGCCTGGTCCAGTCCCGCCGCCTGGATCGCATCGCCGGGTGTGGCGCTGCCGATCAGGCGCTGGAAGGCCGCATTGGCTTCGTGCGTGTGCAGCCTGGAATCGACCACGGCGATCGGCGCGCTGATGTGCTCGAAGATCTCGCGGAAGCGGGCCTCGCTGATCCGCAATGCATCTTCGGCATTGCGGGCGCGCAACAGCGTGCGCAGCGTGGCGACCAGCACGCTGGGGTCGACCGGATGGATCAGGTACGCATCGGCACCGGCATCCAGCCCGGTGGCCATGTCGCCGGTGGCGATCGATGCGGCCGACACATGCACCACCGGCAGCAGCGCGGTGCGCGGGGCGGCACGCAAGCTGCGCACGATGTCGAAGCCGCTCATGTCCGGCAGGTTGACGTCCAGCACCACTGCGGCAAACGCGTGCGTGGCCAGCTTGGCCAGGCCATCGGTACCGGTGCCGGCCTCTTCGACCACGAACTGATGATGCTCGAGCACGCGCCGCACCGAATAACGCGTCACCGCGTTGTCGTCGACCACCAGAATGCGATGACTACCGGGCAAGTGCGTTCTCCGCCGCCAGCGTCACCGGCAGCACCACGAAAAATTCGGAACCTTCGCCGACCACGCTATTGATCCCCACCCTGCCACCGAGCAGCTCGGCGAAGCGCTTGCAGATCGCCAGCCCCAGGCCGGTGCCGGTCAGGCGTTTTTGCAGCGGCGAATCCACCTGCACGAAATCCTCGAACAAGGCCTCGTGCAGCTCGGCCGGAATACCGATGCCGGTATCCTGCACACCGAAGCGCACATGGGTGTCGCCTTCCAGCTGCGCGAACACGCGCACGTGGCCTTGCGGGGTGAACTTGAGCGCGTTGGAGATGAAGTTGCGCAGGATCTGCGCCAGCTTCTTGTCGTCGGTGTAGAGCATCGGCAGCGCCGGCGGATCTTCGAAGATCAACGTGGTGCTGCCGGCATCGGTGAGCGGGCGGAACATGCCGCGCAACGCCGAGAACAGATCCATCAGGTCGAACCAGCCCGGCGAAATGGCGATGCGGCCGGCTTCGATCTTGGCCAGATCCAGCAGGTCGTCGACCATCTCGGTGAGCTCGCGCGCCGAGGCGCTGACAAAGCGCACCTGCTTGGATTGCTCGGCGTTGAGCGGCCCGTCCATGCCGTCTTCCAGCAGGCGGGTGATGCTCAGGATCGAACTGAGCGGCGTGCGGAACTCATGGCTCATGTACGACAGAAAGCGGCTCTTGAGCTCGGACACATCGCGCAGCTGTTCGGCCTGCTGATCGAGCTCGGCATACAGCGCCAGCACGCCCTGGTTGGTTTCTTCCAACTCCTCGCGCAAGGCCTGGTTCTGCTGCCGCAGCGCGTCGAGTTCGGCCAGCGGATCGGCTGCCGATGCGGCATCGGATGACTTCATTGCATGGCTCCCAAACGCATGACGAACACGCAGGCATCGTCGCGGCCGCGCGCGTAATCGCGCAACAGCACCGCCGCAACAATACGCGGGTGGCGTGACAATAGCGCCGGGTGATCGCGCAGATTCCAGCGCGTTTGCAGGCCGTCGCTATGCATGACCAGCAGCTTGCCGGTCGCATTCGGAAAATCGAACGGCTGCACCTTGCGAAACTGCACCCCGACGATGCCCGGATGCGACGGCATGCCGCGCACCCCATCGCCATCGCACAGCGAAGCGACGATATTGCCGACGCCGGCAAAGCGCACCTGGCCGGTGCGGCTGTCGAACTGCATCACCGCCGCCGCACCACCGCGGGTGCCGGACATGCCGGCATGCAGGCGTGCGATGAGCTCGCCGGGCTCGCCGCTGGCCGCTGCCAGCGCGCGCGTACCGGCATCGGCGGCGTCGGCCGCGCCTTGCCCGTGGCCGAGGCCGTCGATCAAGGTCACGGTGACCCGGTGCTCGCCGATCGCCAACTGCCAGGCGTCGCCGCATACCACTTCGTGATGCAGCGGCACGCGCACCGCGCCATACGGCAGGTCCAGCTCGGCGCGTGGTTGCGCAAACAGTCGCACCATCACGATCGCGCCCTTGGCATCGGAGTACGCATCCAGCACCTGCGCCTTGCGCTTGATCGCACCCAGCCCGGTGCCCGGTGTGCCGGCGGTGGAATAGCCATCGCGCAGGCCATCTTCCAGTGTAAAACCCGGGCCTTCGTCGATGGCGCAGATCTCCACGCCCATGCCCTCGCGCGCGGCCACTGCCGACAATTGAAAGCAGCCGCCACGCCCATGCTTGAGCATGTTGGTGGCAAGTTCGGTGGCGACCAGCGCAACGCGACCGCAGGCGGCTTCGTCGAACCCCAGCGTCTGCGCGATTGCCATCGATTCACGCCGCGCCTGCCCGACCTGGCTGGCTTCGTCGACGCGAAACAGGCGGGTCACGTCACCGGTAACCGTCACTTCCATGTGGTGATGGTGATGCGCGTGCCCTTGCCCGGCGTGGTGTCCAACACAAAGTCATCCACCAGCCGCCTGCTGCCGGACAGGCCCAGACCGAGTCCGCCGCCGGAGGTCCAGCCATCGGTGAGCGCCAGATCCAGATCGGGAATACCGGGGCCTTCGTCGCGGAAGGTCAGCTGCACGCCCTTGCGGATGCCGTTTTCCACCAGCGCCCAGTCCATATCGCCGCCACCGCCGTAGATCACGGTGTTGCGCGCCAGTTCGCTGGCCGCAGTGACCAGCTTGGTCTGGTCAACCAGACGCAGGCCACACTGCACCACCAGCTTGCGCACCGTCTGCCGGGCCAGCACCACATCCTGTTCGGTACGTACCGGTTGCGACCCTGTGGTCATGAATCGCGATCGGGTTGCTGCAACAGGCGCATGCCGCGTTCGACATTGAGCGCGGTGCGCACCGACGGCAGGGTCAGGCCCAGTTCGACCAAGGTGATCGCCACCGCCGGCTGCATGCCGACCACCACGGTCTTGGCATCCATCACTGCGGCCAGCCCGGAGATGGTGCTGATCATGCGGCCGATGAAGGAGTCGACGATGTCCAGTGCGGAGATGTCGATCAGCACGCCGCGCGCGGAGGTGGCGCTGATTTTTTCCGACAGATCTTCCTGCAGCGTCATCGCCAGTTGGTCGTGCATGTCCACCTGGATGGTGACCAGCAGCAGGTCGCCCATCCGCAGGATCGGGATACGCTCCATGTCAGCTCGCCTTGCTCACGGTCACGCCGGTGCGCTTGAGCGCCAGCGCCAATGCGTCGGCCAGGTTGGCCTTGGTGACGATGCCCTGCAGGTCCAGCCCCAGATGCACGATGGTCTGCGCAATCTGCGGGCGCACGCCGCTGATGATGGCATCGGCGCCCATCAGGCGAATCGCGGTGACGGTCTTGAGCAGGTGCTGCGCAACCAGCGTGTCCACGGTAGGTACGCCGGTGATGTCGATGATGGCGATCTCCGAGCCGGTATCGACGATGCGTTGCAGCAGCGATTCCATCACCACCTGGGTGCGTTGCGAATCCAGCGTGCCGATCATCGGCAGCGCCAGCACGCCGTCCCACAACTTCACCACCGGGGTGGAGAGTTCCAGCATCTCTTCCTGCTGCCGCACGATGATGTCTTCGCGGGTCTTCTGGAACGCCTTGACGGTGTACAGGCCCAGACGATCCAGCAATTCGGACAGCGCCCACAACTGCAGGCCCAACTCCTCCGGCGCACTGGCGTACTCGCGCTGCACCAGCTCGAACAGCACGCGCTTGAGCGAAAAAATGAAGTTGGCGGTTTCCTGCGAATCGAAGCCGCGCGTGGCACGGTCGCGCGAGAGCGTCTCCAGAAAACGGCGCACCTCGCTCCATTCGGCGCTGTCCAGGCTGCTGCCGCCGTCTTTCAACGAGGCCACCAGCAAGCGCAGGAATTCCGCGCCCTGGGTTTCGATTTCCTGCCGCGAAATACGCACGTCGTTACCGAAGCTGGAACCCAGCCATGCGGTCAACAACGTTGTTTCCTGCCCACGAATCGCATCGATCGAGCGCTGCTGCAATGCCACCATGAGATCACCCGCCGAGTAAAGAGAAGAAAGGCCGGGCATGCGGGCTGGACTGCGCCCGTGGTTGGCGCGGCGCCCCCACGCCGAAGCGCAGCAGAATAAAACAATTCAGATTCGGCAACCAACGACGAACCTGTAGCAGTCATCAGACACTACACCCTGCAGTTTGACATTGCAGCGCACATGGCGAACGTGCGCCCGGCCACGTCTGCGCAGATGCAGGCGGTGCTGGTCTGAGTGCCGCTGGCCGATGGCGGACGCTGCCGCAAAGCGTTTTGGGGATTTGATCGAAGCGAGGTGCTACGTGCACACCGAATAAGAGCGGCTAAGCCCGCTTGGATACAACCGCCAGTGCGTGCAACGCGCTGTGCCACCGGCAGAGTGTCGGGCTGCGGCCGGGCGTGTTCTGATCGCGCCCAGACTTTTCTCAGGCTCCCCCATGTCATCGCTGTTTTCCACGTATCAACTCAAAGACGTCACGCTGCGCAACCGCATCGCCATTCCGCCGATGTGCCAATACACCGCCGTGGATGGCCTCACCAACGACTGGCATCAGGTCCACTACGCCAGCATGGCGCGCGGCGGTGCGGGCCTGGTGATCGTCGAGGCCACCGGCGTGTCGCCGGAAGGACGCATCACGCCCGGTTGCCTGGGCCTGTGGAACGACGCCCAGGCCGAAGGGTTGGCGCGTATCGCTGCATCGATCAGCGCCGCCGGCGCGGTGCCCGGTATCCAGATCGGTCACGCCGGGCGCAAGGCCAGCGCCAACCTGCCGTGGGAAGGCGACGACCACATCGCCGACGGCGATGCGCGTGGCTGGGACACCATCTCGCCTTCAGCGGTCGCCTTCGGTGGCGGCTTGCCCAAACTGCCGCGCGAGATGACGCTGGACGACATCGCCCGCGTACGCAGCGATTTTGTCGCCGCCGCGCAGCGCGCGCGCGATGCCGGTTTCCGGTGGTTGGAGCTGCATTTTGCGCATGGTTATCTGGCGCAGAGCTTCTTCTCGGTGCACGCCAATCAGCGCCAGGATCAGTACGGTGGTACTGCCGAAAATCGTGGACGCTTCCTGCTGGAAACGCTGCAAGCCGTGCGTGCAGTCTGGCCAGAACACCTGCCGCTCACCGCACGCTTTGGCGTGATCGAGTTCGATGGCCGCGATGAAGAAACCTTGCAGGAAGCCATCGCACTGACCCGCAATTTCAAGCAAAGCGGACTGGATCTGCTCAACGTCAGCATGGGCTTCAGCACCCCGACCGCGCAGATTCCGTGGGGCCCGGCGTTGCTGGCGCCGTTCGCCGAGCGCGTTAGCCGCGAGGCACAGCTGCCGGTGGCCTCGTCCTGGAATATCGACGACCCGCTGGAAGCTGACCGCGTCATCGCCGCCGGGCAGATGGAACTGGTAATGATCGGCCGCGCGCATCTGGCCAACCCGCATTGGCCGTATCACGCCGCGTTGGCGCTGGGCGAAGAACGCCCGTCGTGGGTGCTGCCACCGTCGTACGCGCATTGGCTGGAGCGCTACGGCAAGCGCAGCTGATCGGACACGTGCGACATGCCTGGATGCGGCACCGCGCGCAAGCCGACCGCGCACACGAAGTCAGCAGGTTGCGTGGGAATTCTTCGGTTCGCTGCGGGCGCTTGCACGCGTACCGGC includes:
- a CDS encoding NADH:flavin oxidoreductase/NADH oxidase; this translates as MSSLFSTYQLKDVTLRNRIAIPPMCQYTAVDGLTNDWHQVHYASMARGGAGLVIVEATGVSPEGRITPGCLGLWNDAQAEGLARIAASISAAGAVPGIQIGHAGRKASANLPWEGDDHIADGDARGWDTISPSAVAFGGGLPKLPREMTLDDIARVRSDFVAAAQRARDAGFRWLELHFAHGYLAQSFFSVHANQRQDQYGGTAENRGRFLLETLQAVRAVWPEHLPLTARFGVIEFDGRDEETLQEAIALTRNFKQSGLDLLNVSMGFSTPTAQIPWGPALLAPFAERVSREAQLPVASSWNIDDPLEADRVIAAGQMELVMIGRAHLANPHWPYHAALALGEERPSWVLPPSYAHWLERYGKRS
- a CDS encoding STAS domain-containing protein — its product is MVALQQRSIDAIRGQETTLLTAWLGSSFGNDVRISRQEIETQGAEFLRLLVASLKDGGSSLDSAEWSEVRRFLETLSRDRATRGFDSQETANFIFSLKRVLFELVQREYASAPEELGLQLWALSELLDRLGLYTVKAFQKTREDIIVRQQEEMLELSTPVVKLWDGVLALPMIGTLDSQRTQVVMESLLQRIVDTGSEIAIIDITGVPTVDTLVAQHLLKTVTAIRLMGADAIISGVRPQIAQTIVHLGLDLQGIVTKANLADALALALKRTGVTVSKAS
- a CDS encoding response regulator; translated protein: MPGSHRILVVDDNAVTRYSVRRVLEHHQFVVEEAGTGTDGLAKLATHAFAAVVLDVNLPDMSGFDIVRSLRAAPRTALLPVVHVSAASIATGDMATGLDAGADAYLIHPVDPSVLVATLRTLLRARNAEDALRISEARFREIFEHISAPIAVVDSRLHTHEANAAFQRLIGSATPGDAIQAAGLDQATTVHALTTALAHRARWSGTLSIIRDGKLCETEWRVSPYREPDLGLLLVEDVTEQRLREREQRQELDTATTELAHQIAERQRTEIQLLQAQKMEALGNLTGGIAHDFNNLLTSIISGLDMIQLAVESNRIERVPRLAEIATGSAHRAAALTQRMLAFARKQSLDAQAFDINARVRSLEDMLHRSIGENIVLELDLAQTPLVAVADANQLENVVLNLVINARDALKGKGTIRIQSAAYTASNDPELDDGDYVAVNVIDNGSGIEPAILNQVFEPFFTTKPIGEGTGLGLSMTYGFARQSGGTARITSTVGRGTTVALLLPRGLTASEVAPAPAPRSPRHRHERILLVDDTDVVRMMVSEVLSDAGYHVTEAENANGALEQLRAGVEIDLVVSDVGLPGMNGRDMADVARALRPGLPILFITGYAENAATRQEFLAEGMALLPKPFSLNDLLNMVGQMLDSSVLATRA
- a CDS encoding sensor histidine kinase, which codes for MKSSDAASAADPLAELDALRQQNQALREELEETNQGVLALYAELDQQAEQLRDVSELKSRFLSYMSHEFRTPLSSILSITRLLEDGMDGPLNAEQSKQVRFVSASARELTEMVDDLLDLAKIEAGRIAISPGWFDLMDLFSALRGMFRPLTDAGSTTLIFEDPPALPMLYTDDKKLAQILRNFISNALKFTPQGHVRVFAQLEGDTHVRFGVQDTGIGIPAELHEALFEDFVQVDSPLQKRLTGTGLGLAICKRFAELLGGRVGINSVVGEGSEFFVVLPVTLAAENALAR
- a CDS encoding anti-sigma regulatory factor, yielding MTTGSQPVRTEQDVVLARQTVRKLVVQCGLRLVDQTKLVTAASELARNTVIYGGGGDMDWALVENGIRKGVQLTFRDEGPGIPDLDLALTDGWTSGGGLGLGLSGSRRLVDDFVLDTTPGKGTRITITTWK
- a CDS encoding ATP-binding protein → MEVTVTGDVTRLFRVDEASQVGQARRESMAIAQTLGFDEAACGRVALVATELATNMLKHGRGGCFQLSAVAAREGMGVEICAIDEGPGFTLEDGLRDGYSTAGTPGTGLGAIKRKAQVLDAYSDAKGAIVMVRLFAQPRAELDLPYGAVRVPLHHEVVCGDAWQLAIGEHRVTVTLIDGLGHGQGAADAADAGTRALAAASGEPGELIARLHAGMSGTRGGAAAVMQFDSRTGQVRFAGVGNIVASLCDGDGVRGMPSHPGIVGVQFRKVQPFDFPNATGKLLVMHSDGLQTRWNLRDHPALLSRHPRIVAAVLLRDYARGRDDACVFVMRLGAMQ
- a CDS encoding STAS domain-containing protein, which encodes MERIPILRMGDLLLVTIQVDMHDQLAMTLQEDLSEKISATSARGVLIDISALDIVDSFIGRMISTISGLAAVMDAKTVVVGMQPAVAITLVELGLTLPSVRTALNVERGMRLLQQPDRDS